GTCGAAGCCCACAGCAACAGCCGCACGGTCCCAGCGCCGTCTGAAGGGTCCAATAATGTACTTCTGCAAGAAGCCAAACCCAAGCCAGCCGAACTGGCAGCTGAAAACAACTAATCCCTTTCCCGGTTTTCGGCTAGTCCAGCGTTTCTATGGCCCGCAGGAGTTGCATGTATCCTTCGCTCAGGCAGTCCGCCCCGGCTAGCAGGTGGCTGAGGTATTCGCGAGTGGGTTTGAGCCCACCCTGGACTTTTTCAGGGTTTGCCACATAGGTCACGGCGGTGACGTCTTTACCTGTCTGTTGTCGCTCCACGTTGACCAGATGGCGCCTGTAGTGATGAGGGACGCCTTCATAGTGGTCAAGCCTCCGCAACTCTTCTTCCGAAAGGAGGTACAGGACGCCCTCCACCGCATCGCCGGGGCAAGGCATAATGTTGGCGAAGCCTGCGCCGGGGACCTTTGCAGACGCCTTGTTGAACTCCAGACGCCAGTTTCTGAGGATCCCGAGGACGCGGTCGGGGCACCGCCCGATCCGCTCTTTCATTTGGTTGGCGTCTATATTGGAGCCGTAGGCAAAGTACCAGATACTGGCAGTCAAGTTTAACCTTGTCTTCCTTCCTCTCTTTGGATGTTAAACCACATTTTCCTTTGGTCAACCGTTCCAGGACCATAGCCAGCAAGCATGACCGATATAATCGCCTTCGCTGTATCTAAATGTTCATATGCAATTCAACACTTATGGTAGCGGTCGCAGAACTGGCTGTACCTGAGACCATCCGGGTGCTGTGCTATGTATGCCTATGCTTATTTCTCTGTTCTTCCGGCTTATATACACCGGATAGAAACGCAGGACCTTGCCATATTTAAAATAATATTCCCTGGCTATATGCACGAAACCTGAATTCTTTTGCCTTCCGCAGCTGTTATTTACCACATCATCAAGGAAAATCGCAATATTAACGCCGGCTGCAAGTGAATCAACACTGCTCTCTAACGTCTTGATTATTTTGCTGTTTCCTTTGAATACAGGTATGGCGTTGACTTTTTGCATTATCCAAAGAACAATTGGCTCTATGATAATTGTCAGCAGCCTGCAGAAAGGTTTCGCTATTACAGGCACATTTTCGAAAAGGTCCTTATTCCATGTATGCACTACATGATTTCTCGCCGATCATATCGCTTATGACCCACGACCTGAATTCATAAGGAAAAAAGTTCCATTGCGATGGGACCATAGATGCCGGAATGGTTACAAACAAATACAGAAGGTTCCTCTTTTATCACATTTTCCTTCCTGGTGACAAGGTGTTCATGCAATATCTTCCTTAAATATCCATTTCAGTATGGTAAACAGTATCTCCATTTACGGCTGTCCTCATGCCTTTCTCCCCGCCGCTGAGGGGTGATCAAATCTTTAAGCCACTAGAAAGACATTTCCCACAGCATGCGGGAAACAATCTCCGGTAGACTCTCCGCTGCAGGCAGGTTTTCATCAACCAGAAAGCCCGCCCACTCTCTGTAAAAATGCTGCCGTCTCCAGGGCAGTTAAAACCTGATGATAGGGGCTCAGCTGCAAATACAGCACGCCCAACTGAAAGCAGAGCCATATATAGTCCTTTGTTATGATGCCGGAGATTATCGCTGCCAGGGTCATAATGATGGCAAACCCGTATAGCTTTTGCATTTTCCAGGGGCCCATAGAAAATGCCTCCTGCAAGTACTTTATTTAATCATTCTTCCGAAGCCACCCAATTCCTTCTGTTCTGCTGATGTTAATTCTTGTCGGCCCCAATATTGACCCGAGCTGGCCAGCCTTGAGGGTATCTCTTCGGATTCTC
Above is a genomic segment from Bacillota bacterium containing:
- a CDS encoding gamma-glutamylcyclotransferase; this translates as MTASIWYFAYGSNIDANQMKERIGRCPDRVLGILRNWRLEFNKASAKVPGAGFANIMPCPGDAVEGVLYLLSEEELRRLDHYEGVPHHYRRHLVNVERQQTGKDVTAVTYVANPEKVQGGLKPTREYLSHLLAGADCLSEGYMQLLRAIETLD